GTGATCAGTACAAGTACAGTATCAGCAGGGCGTGTTATGACCTGTTGGCAATAGGTAAGCGCAGCATTGATATCTGTACCTCCACCCAGTTGTACACCGAATAACAGGTCAACAGGATCATCCAGTTCTTCTGTCAGATCGGCAACTGCGGTATCAAATACAACCATGCGTGTTTTAATTGCCGGTATAGATGCCATCACTGACCCAAAGATCCCTGAGTAAACAACAGAAGTACCCATTGATCCACTTTGGTCAAGACATAATACCACATCTTTCAGAGAAGTTGTCTTACGACCATACCCGATACGGGTTTCAGGAATGACTGTTTTATAATCCGGCTGATAATGCTGCAGATTTTTCAGGATGGTAGCATGCCAGTTGATTTCATTATGACGTGGCCTTCTGTTGCGCACACTTCTCTGCAGGCTACCTGTTATAGCCTGCTGCGTTGGTTGCGTCAGTTTCTTGACCAGTTCATCAACAACACGTTTCACAACTTGCCTGGCTGTATCACGCGTTTTATCTGGTATAGCATGTTTTAATGTAAGCAGGGTTGCGACCAGATGTACATCTGGTTCAACATTCTCCAGCATTTCTTTTTCAAACAGCATCTGTGTAATATTCAGACGTTGCAAGGCATCGCGTTGCATGATCTGTACGACAGAAGCGGGAAAGAAAGTGCGGATATCTCCCAGCCAGCGGCTCACGTTGGGAGAGGAGGCGCCTAATCCCCCTTTTTTTTCACTATCGTATAGTGCTTCCAGTGTCTTATCCATCTGGAGTTCCTGCCCGTTGAGTGAATAGCCGGTGCCATCTGCTTCGTTACCTCCCAGCACCAGCCGCCATTTATTCAAATCGTCCATATCAGTATTATTTAACGCCTAACATTTGGAGCACAATGGGAACGCCTTTCATGGCTCTTTCCGCATCAATATTTTCCATGGTCTGCTGTAATGTACCTGTTGTTCCTGCACTACCACCTTTAGCTTTTTCGCCCAGCTTTCTTCTCTCCGCTTTTGTAAAACCGGAGAAAGTTCTGCGTAGTAACGGAAGTAACTGTTTGAAGGCCTCTTCTTCCAGTTGATGCATCCAGTTGGATACAACTGTCCAGAGATCGTTATCCACAAGCAATAGCGTGCCGCTTCCTTTCAAAAAGCCTTCGAGCCAGGCAGCAGCGATAGCAGGAGGAGTGGCGGATGACATTGCATAACTGAAAGCACGTACCAGCTCACTACCAGAAAGTTGTCTGTGGTCAGCAAGGAGTCGTGTGGCATATCCTCCAATGACAGGTGCTGCACTGTTATTGCCAGCGATAGCTGATAAGGTCTGCTGCCATTGTGTGGTCATATCAATATCCTGCAGGAGGAGTATCGCATCGTTCATATTGTAGACCAGTTCCAGTAGTTCAGCAGCAGCATCGTCCGCAATACCTATACAGGCAGCAGGTAGGCTCACACAGATGCGGGTGATCATGCCTGAGATGATATTCTCTACCAGTGTGGCGTCTGTTTTTCTGACGTTGCCGTATCTGCCTATCTGCACGAGGCCGGGAATAACGGTCATCAGCTGCATTACATCACCTGTTGCCGCTGCCAGGTTATTGACCTGTTGTACGAGTACTTCCACAGCAGTATGCAGTTCTGCAGGAATAGCAGCTTCCAGTAAGGTACATACTTCTTTCAGGGAAGTAGCCGTGCGGGCCTGGTGTTGTACATACTGTGAGGTGGCTTCTTCTACTGTATTTCCCCAACTTCCTTTTTCGATGATGTCAATAGAAAAGTCAGGATTCCATTGCAGGCGCCATTGTTCTTTGAAGGTACCTTTACCAGAAGGTCCATAGCGGTGTCCCCACTGGATGTCCAGCATTTCAAGCCGGTGTAGCAGGATACTGCGTTCAAGATCTGTGTCCTTACGGAGATCGAGTACATAGTCTTTATAATCAGCTGTTTGAGGTAGCCTTAATTTCTTTTGCAGCTTCTCGATATCTGTCTGCAGCGGCGGACGGGGAATATCTGAAGGGACTTCTCCGATGGTATTACTGACAATAAGTGCATCATTGATCAGTTGCAGCAGGATCTCTTCTCCGTTACACAGCACGCTTAAGGTCGCTTCATTCAGTTCCTCGAGACCAGCTTTTGACAAGCCTCTTAATGCAGAGAGAGCAGAAGAAAGACGAACGGCTTCCATGACGTGTGCTACAGAAATATCTTTCTGCTGTTCACGGAAGAGTCTAGCCACTCTCGACATCCAACGGGTACCATCGTCAAAGGGGTAACGCCAGTTATGTTCATACCAACCTGGAGAATTGATACCGGCACCATAACCGCTGTTATAACTGAGACGGTTGTAGGTCCATGGAATCCAGGTTGTTGCTACTTTTACTTTTGGTAATCCTTTGAGAAGATCATTATCATCTTTGGCCTTTCCCATATTAAGAAGGGCAGGTGTATGCCAGGCACCACAGATGACAGCTATCTCAGTATACATCTCTCTTTCAGCCTGACGAATGGTCTTACGCATATGTGCTTCGCGCAGTTGTTCTTCACGGTCGTAGGGTAGCTGCAGGTCCTGTCTCAAAGCCTGCATACCTTCAGCGACGGCTATAAAGACTTCCTGTGGGTCCTGCCTATATTCAAACATATGTTCCCACCATTTCTCTTCATCCGCAAAGCCGGCTGCTCCTGCGAGATAGGCCACAGGATTTCTTCTTATAATACGGGCATCAGGTATATGTGGCGCAAGACTGTTATTCAGCGCAGGGGCTTCATCCGCAGTAGTTTTTTGTTCTTTCTCTGCCTTCAGGTCAAACTGATGTGCAATAGGAAGGTCCATGAACCGCACGGGAATACCGTGTGTGCGCGCATACAGAATGGCCTGCCATTCGGGAGAGAATTCAGCAAAAGGGTAGAAGACAGCTTTCTGTGGAGCATCCGGCTGATAGGCCAGGATCGCAACAGGTGGCCGCAGCTGTTCATCGCCTACCCATTCAAGTATATTGTCGGCTTCCGGAGGTCCTTCTACCAGTACAATGTCGGGTTTAACTTTCTCCAGATAATCCTTCACATGTCTGGCAGAACCGGGCCCATGGTGTCGAATGCCTAGTATGTGTATTGACATATGACTTGTTTATAGGTCGCGGCATGCGCGGTAAATATCTTTCCAGTCTTCTCTTGTCTTTACAACAGTCTCCAGGTATTCGTGCCAAACCAGTTTATCCTGTACAGGGTCTTTGAGGACAGCACCGATGATACCAGCGGCAAGATCGGCTGCTTTCAGCTGACCATCACCGAAGTAGGCCGCCATTGCCAGGCCATTGTTCACTACTGAGATCGCTTCAGCTGTGCTGAGTGTACCGGAAGGAGCCTTAATCTTCGTTTTACCATCCAGTGTGACACCATTCCTGAGTTCACGGAAAATGGTCACGATGCGGCGGATCTCTTCCAGTGCTGGTTTCTCAGCAGGAAGGTCCATGACCTTTTCATAGCTTTCCACACGGCGGCGTACGATATCAATCTCTTCCTCCATGGAGTCAGGTACCGGCAGAATAACCGTATTAAAGCGGCGTTTTAAGGCGCTTGAAAGGTCGTTGACACCCTTGTCCCTATTATTGGCTGTGGCGATGATGTTGAAGCCTTTTTGTGCCATTATAGCGGTATTCAACTCAGGCACGGGAAGGGTCTTTTCTGATAAGATAGTGATCAGCGTATCCTGTACATCCGCACTGATACGGGTTAACTCTTCTATTCTGGCTATTCTGCCTGACTGCATGGCACGCATGACAGGCGTTTCTACCAGTGCTTTTTCTGAAGGGCCTTCTGCCAGTAACCGGGCATAGTTCCATCCGTAGCGGATAGCCTCTTCGCCAGTACCTGCGGTTCCCTGTACGATCAGGGTGGAATCGCCACTTATGGCAGCAGCCAGGTGCTCACTTACCCAGCTTTTTGCCGTACCGGGTAAACCATACAGCAACAGGGCTCTGTCAGTAGTAAGCGTCGCTACGGCGATTTCTATCAGTCTGCGGTTACCGATATATTTAGGCTGTATTTCAAATCCATTTTTCAATGTACCTCCCAGCAGGTAAGTTACTACAGACTGTGGTGATAGTACCCAGTTATAAGGACGCTTTTCATTGTCCTGTTTCTTCAGCTCTTCCAGTTCTTCAAGGAACAGTTGTTCGGCATGTTGACGTAATATGTTTGACATCTTTATATGCTTGAAAAGGTGATCTTTTTTATCTTTATTTATGTGAATGCGGTGGTTATCTGCATTTTGCAGGATAGCAGTTTTCGTATATGCTCACTGGTATTTCTCCACATGTTCTGGTATGCAGGTTCCTCTGGTCCCAGTTTCTCCAGTTCGTCAGCGATGGCTGACGGCAACTGCATGATGTGTTTATCAAAGAAATTCCGGGTATATTGATAAGGGTTCCGGGCAATCCATTTCAGTACCTCACGGGTAATTTTCAGGTTCCATTCTCCGTCCATCTTATCCATGAAATGAATGATACTCTGCGGGTCGCCAGGTAACATGCGCAGTAGGTATTCTTCCTGTTCTTCGGGAGACAATAAAGATATTCCGTCAGGAAAAAATGCATCTTCAGTCAGTTGCGTAAGCAGGCGAACCCAGGCCACATCCCTGAAGCGTCCCGAAGGGATGATCATTGCTTTTAGAAGTCGTTTGCCGATATCATCATTAGAGAAAATATTGATCACTTCTTGTTTGTCAGCATTGAAATGGGTTTCCCACCATGAAGGAGGAACATTATTCGTCAGCTGATACAGGATAAAGCCTTCATCACTGATATTCTTCTGATTACTCATCATGATGATACCTGAGTCGGCAATGATCTTGTCCAGCGGTAATTGCAGCGATATATGCAGGGTTTTACCAGTACCGTGAGTGATAGCTTTTTGTAGTATCTGCCAGTAGGACTGCACGATAAATGAGCCAGGTATATTTTTTAGTAAGGTCCATATCTCATCTTTCACCTTCTGGTTCTTCTCTTTCAGCGATTCCAGCCAGGAAAGATCATCTTCACTGATATTTATACGCATGACTTTCAGGAATTCAGTTTTGGCAGCTGTATTTTCCTGTGACCAGGTTTGCTGCAACCACTCTCTCGC
The DNA window shown above is from Chitinophaga agri and carries:
- a CDS encoding ATP-binding protein, producing the protein MSNILRQHAEQLFLEELEELKKQDNEKRPYNWVLSPQSVVTYLLGGTLKNGFEIQPKYIGNRRLIEIAVATLTTDRALLLYGLPGTAKSWVSEHLAAAISGDSTLIVQGTAGTGEEAIRYGWNYARLLAEGPSEKALVETPVMRAMQSGRIARIEELTRISADVQDTLITILSEKTLPVPELNTAIMAQKGFNIIATANNRDKGVNDLSSALKRRFNTVILPVPDSMEEEIDIVRRRVESYEKVMDLPAEKPALEEIRRIVTIFRELRNGVTLDGKTKIKAPSGTLSTAEAISVVNNGLAMAAYFGDGQLKAADLAAGIIGAVLKDPVQDKLVWHEYLETVVKTREDWKDIYRACRDL
- a CDS encoding VWA domain-containing protein encodes the protein MDDLNKWRLVLGGNEADGTGYSLNGQELQMDKTLEALYDSEKKGGLGASSPNVSRWLGDIRTFFPASVVQIMQRDALQRLNITQMLFEKEMLENVEPDVHLVATLLTLKHAIPDKTRDTARQVVKRVVDELVKKLTQPTQQAITGSLQRSVRNRRPRHNEINWHATILKNLQHYQPDYKTVIPETRIGYGRKTTSLKDVVLCLDQSGSMGTSVVYSGIFGSVMASIPAIKTRMVVFDTAVADLTEELDDPVDLLFGVQLGGGTDINAALTYCQQVITRPADTVLVLITDLFEGGNDDPMRKRAAELTAAGVQVIVLLALNDDGAPSYDHSNAQFLSDLGIPVFACTPDKFPDLMAAALSKQDINNWASREDFVLKK
- a CDS encoding DUF5691 domain-containing protein, whose protein sequence is MWNNIINTALLGTGKRQLSVADLPTDLVTVAEKIIGDKSLDTETQFLHLASVVLSYRQSGVNAVNNSGVPLQPAPPEERPYCNTAAIYALQDALDMDLLPLVHYWLEACSDKRQIVVPEYIPVILDTAVSQKRIRQLAMDVCGKRGQWLSKMNPDWQFPVVHSPEERWQTGSSEDRIQVLEEIRRSYPGMAREWLQQTWSQENTAAKTEFLKVMRINISEDDLSWLESLKEKNQKVKDEIWTLLKNIPGSFIVQSYWQILQKAITHGTGKTLHISLQLPLDKIIADSGIIMMSNQKNISDEGFILYQLTNNVPPSWWETHFNADKQEVINIFSNDDIGKRLLKAMIIPSGRFRDVAWVRLLTQLTEDAFFPDGISLLSPEEQEEYLLRMLPGDPQSIIHFMDKMDGEWNLKITREVLKWIARNPYQYTRNFFDKHIMQLPSAIADELEKLGPEEPAYQNMWRNTSEHIRKLLSCKMQITTAFT
- a CDS encoding DUF5682 family protein → MSIHILGIRHHGPGSARHVKDYLEKVKPDIVLVEGPPEADNILEWVGDEQLRPPVAILAYQPDAPQKAVFYPFAEFSPEWQAILYARTHGIPVRFMDLPIAHQFDLKAEKEQKTTADEAPALNNSLAPHIPDARIIRRNPVAYLAGAAGFADEEKWWEHMFEYRQDPQEVFIAVAEGMQALRQDLQLPYDREEQLREAHMRKTIRQAEREMYTEIAVICGAWHTPALLNMGKAKDDNDLLKGLPKVKVATTWIPWTYNRLSYNSGYGAGINSPGWYEHNWRYPFDDGTRWMSRVARLFREQQKDISVAHVMEAVRLSSALSALRGLSKAGLEELNEATLSVLCNGEEILLQLINDALIVSNTIGEVPSDIPRPPLQTDIEKLQKKLRLPQTADYKDYVLDLRKDTDLERSILLHRLEMLDIQWGHRYGPSGKGTFKEQWRLQWNPDFSIDIIEKGSWGNTVEEATSQYVQHQARTATSLKEVCTLLEAAIPAELHTAVEVLVQQVNNLAAATGDVMQLMTVIPGLVQIGRYGNVRKTDATLVENIISGMITRICVSLPAACIGIADDAAAELLELVYNMNDAILLLQDIDMTTQWQQTLSAIAGNNSAAPVIGGYATRLLADHRQLSGSELVRAFSYAMSSATPPAIAAAWLEGFLKGSGTLLLVDNDLWTVVSNWMHQLEEEAFKQLLPLLRRTFSGFTKAERRKLGEKAKGGSAGTTGTLQQTMENIDAERAMKGVPIVLQMLGVK